The SAR116 cluster alpha proteobacterium HIMB100 genome has a window encoding:
- a CDS encoding sarcosine oxidase, delta subunit family, heterotetrameric form (PFAM: Sarcosine oxidase, delta subunit family~TIGRFAM: sarcosine oxidase, delta subunit family, heterotetrameric form), with product MLQLDCPCCGPRDEAEFSCGGEAHIARPLAENKISDREFADYLFLRDNPKGVFLERWRHAAGCRRWFNVVRDTVSHEIIEIYAMGSLPKSKAGKQAYQASWRRSTAAEAAAKPVKNSKGAR from the coding sequence ATGTTACAGCTGGACTGCCCCTGTTGCGGGCCAAGAGATGAAGCTGAATTCAGCTGCGGCGGCGAAGCCCATATCGCCCGCCCGCTGGCCGAAAATAAAATCAGTGATCGCGAATTTGCTGATTATCTGTTTCTGCGGGATAACCCGAAGGGTGTGTTTTTGGAACGCTGGCGTCATGCAGCCGGATGCCGGCGCTGGTTCAATGTGGTCCGTGATACAGTCAGCCATGAAATCATTGAAATCTATGCGATGGGCAGCCTGCCCAAAAGCAAGGCCGGAAAGCAGGCCTATCAGGCCAGCTGGCGGCGCAGCACAGCCGCTGAAGCAGCTGCAAAACCTGTGAAAAACAGTAAAGGGGCACGCTGA